GGAATGGCCACGGCTTTTATGATATTGCGTGCCGCTGAACTTGGCTTTGTAGCCCATCCTATAGCAGGCTATGCCCCGCAAAAGGTCAGGGAAGCCCTCGGAATACCGCAGGAAATGGAAGTTATCACCCTTGTTATATTCGGCAAGCATTCAGATGTGATGAAACCCAGTTTAAGCCAAAAGCAGGCAGAAACAGAAAAAGAAAGGCCCCAGCGCAAACCGGTGGAAGCTATAGTATTTTTCAATAAGTATAAAATATGAAGGAAGGTAAATTATGCAGATACACACTTTAATCAAACCGCTCGGAATAATCGCGTATTCGCTTGTTTTTATTACGGCATTAAGCGGATTATTAAGATGGAAATTGAAGTACCATAAATTTCTTGCTTTTAGCGCAATCATTCTTGCTACGATACATTTCATTATAGTTGTTATAGCTAACAGCTAAAGGACGGGGACAATGTTTAAAACATATTTTATTTTTTTTACCCTGATTTTAAATGCAGCGGTTTTACTGGCTCATCCGGCAAAAGATACAACCTTGAGTTTTGACAATAAAACAAAAATGTTAAGCGTTAGTGTCCTGCATGATTCAAGGGACAGAAAAAAACATTTCATAGAAGAGATAAGAGTTTCTGTAAACGGAAAAGAATTAGTAAAGCAGAATTTTCAAAGCCAGACAAGCAATGCAAGCCAGGACGCCTCTTATGTTTTGATAGACGTAAAACCGGGCGATGAGGTAGCAGTAAAATCCGAATGTAACCTCGGAGGCAGTCTGGTTACTAAAATGAGGGTATTTCTAAAATAAAGGGAACTATAAATGGGAATAAGGGAAATCGAAATATTTTCAAAATGCAGGGAATTTTATGAAGCGATGCTGGAAGACGGGGTATTTTTATGCGTTGAAGATAAAGAAGGAAAGATAAATGTAATGACTATCGGCTGGGGGATGATAGGTGTTATATGGAATGAACCGGTAATGACGGTTTTGGTAAGGCCGTTACGGCATACGTACAAACTTCTGAAGAATGCCAGGTATTTTTCCGTAAGCGTACCCGGAGGTAAACTAAAAGAAGAACTCTCGTACTGCGGGTCACATTCGGGCGAAATAGAAAACAAAATAGAGAAAAGCGGCATTAAACTGGCCAACGGAAAAATCCAAGGAGTTAAAATCGTTGAAGGATGCGATCTGTATTACGAATGCGAAATAATCCATAAGAATTCCCTGCTTAAAGAAACCTTAGAACCCGGCATAATAAAAAAATATTACGGAGATGACAGTTTTCATACCTTGTTTTACGGGAAAATTCTAAAAGCTTACGAAACTATATAAAT
This DNA window, taken from Candidatus Liberimonas magnetica, encodes the following:
- a CDS encoding flavin reductase family protein; translation: MGIREIEIFSKCREFYEAMLEDGVFLCVEDKEGKINVMTIGWGMIGVIWNEPVMTVLVRPLRHTYKLLKNARYFSVSVPGGKLKEELSYCGSHSGEIENKIEKSGIKLANGKIQGVKIVEGCDLYYECEIIHKNSLLKETLEPGIIKKYYGDDSFHTLFYGKILKAYETI